Below is a window of Bacillota bacterium DNA.
AACATCCTGTTCAAGTTAATCAGAAAGTATACGGAAAAGGGCCGGAGCGTGATTTATATCTCCCATCATCTCGGAGAGATTTTTGAAATCTGTGATCGTGTAACGGTATTAAAAGATGGCCGGAAAGTCGGTACCCACCAGGTGAAAAAGATTAGAATGAACGATATTATTCATCAGATGATCGGCCAATCCACTACGTCGCTATACAACCGAAAACGAAGTGAAGCGCCCGGGGGAAAAGGTGAACATCTTGAGGTGATCGATTACCACCGCCAAGGGGTGGTTGACCATATTTCGTTCACTGTTCAAAAGGGCGAGATTTTCGGTATCGGAGGCCTCGTTGGATCTGGGCGAACGGAGCTTGCGCGGATGATATTCGGGCTAGATAAAAAAGATTCAGGGCGGCTCGTTTATTGTGGCAAAGACATCACCCCCAAAAATCCCTCTGATGCAATTCAAAAAGGAATTGGTTTTCTGACTGAGGATCGAAAATCGACAGGATTGATTATGAAACGGCCTATTTTTGAAAACATCAGCCTGGTACAGCTCGCTAAGAGCTCTTCCTTCTTCCTTAACTTGATAAAAGAGTATGTTGAGACGAATGTGATATCTCAAAAGCTGATGGTGAAGACTCCATCCAACTCCCAACTCGTTGGAAACCTGAGTGGTGGAAACCAACAGAAAGTTGTACTCGCCAAATGGCTTTTCGCCGGGTCAAATATTTTAATTATTGATGAGCCTACAGCTGGAATCGATGTTGGAGCCAAAAGCGAAATTTACAAGCTAATGGATGAACTAGCAGACAAGGGTAAAATA
It encodes the following:
- a CDS encoding sugar ABC transporter ATP-binding protein, which encodes MEQGNILETVKICKRYPGVQALDEVDFELKCGEVHALVGQNGAGKSTLVEIIAGTVKPDSGKIIISGKAFNYLEPSKSIELGIQTVHQENQLVEELSVADNIFLHDLPSNKFGFVNESASVNAATNLLKELNIAISPDRKLSDLTFIERKLVSLAKATSRNAQILILDEPTASLDEKGKNILFKLIRKYTEKGRSVIYISHHLGEIFEICDRVTVLKDGRKVGTHQVKKIRMNDIIHQMIGQSTTSLYNRKRSEAPGGKGEHLEVIDYHRQGVVDHISFTVQKGEIFGIGGLVGSGRTELARMIFGLDKKDSGRLVYCGKDITPKNPSDAIQKGIGFLTEDRKSTGLIMKRPIFENISLVQLAKSSSFFLNLIKEYVETNVISQKLMVKTPSNSQLVGNLSGGNQQKVVLAKWLFAGSNILIIDEPTAGIDVGAKSEIYKLMDELADKGKIIIMISSDNPELVSICDRVGVMRDGRLVKILTGEEITEENILHYSMGVDEKGGLP